TTCATACATGAATTGTCATGGTGGCAGGATATGAGCGCCGAGGTGGTAGATAGCAATCCCTATAGTAGGCTAATGGCACTTCAGAGGATGGGAATTGTAGAGAACTATGAAAGAATAAGGGACTTCTCGGTTGCCATAGTTGTCTGTATTTATCTCCTCTTTCAACGTTTCTTTTGTTGCTATAGAATGGAAGTCTATTGTACAATATTACACATTTTTATGTGATATGCATATGTCGCACATGTGAATTAGTGTTTTAGAAAACTAATTCAAAAATGGGACCACTTTCCCCTCCCCTCAAACCTACAGTTACTTTTGTTGTTTCAGTGCAATAATGTTGGATgttcttgataattgttttttttttttttttggataagtaattttttgtccCCAAAGAGAAGGGGAATtggggatttgaactagtgaccttcgctttatgaggcgtggtctccagccgattgagctaccttttaaGGGCAAATTTTACATTCTTAACACAAAAGAATTGAAAGTTGCATACACTTTCTATCTTTTGACAACTCCTTATGtttctcctttagtgattagttatcatgattttcttgctctttttgcCCTACTTtctaggtggcttctcttgtatactctctgTGTACTTAGAGtcaccttacgcttttaatgatatttcgattaattataaaaaaaaaatttaaaaaaaaaagaattgaaagttGCAagtgatttttataatttttcaatgcatatgtttatgtttttgctaaTATACTCTGGGTTATGAAAGTAATGTGATACGTGTGCATCAAATTGTTGTTCTTTTAGTATTTGAAACTAAATCTCGAAATTGTTACTGCAAACTCCCATCACTTTGTTTGCAGCGAAAGGATGAGGCTACCTCACTGGTAGTGATGGTAGTGTGGCTAAATACTCAGCATGGGCCCACTGGGTGAAATTGTATACTCTGATTTACTGGCATCTTTAGGGTGTTAATAGCAAACCCAAGTCTGGTTGAGTCAAGTTGTTTTTGGTCCTCTTCTTCCATATGCCcaacttatatatttatttgtaatatgTAAAATACTTTACAATCATCAACACCTTCAGTAGGGTTGCACTGATTTTCGTTTATTGATCACAGGGAATAGGTGGTGTAGGAAGTGTTGCAGCTGAGATGCTGACAAGGTGTGGTATAGGTCGCCTTTTGTTATATGATTATGACAAAGTGGAGTTAGCAAACATGAATAGGTTATTCTTTCGTCCGGAACAGGTTTTTGTCCACATAAATCTTATTCTTGATTccgtgttttaaatttttatcatattgTTTCCTCATTTCTGGATATTACATGCTTCAAAAGTCAAGTGACAAAGGTTTTAAACTTCCATCTTCCTAACTGTTATATGGACCAAAGATGATTATATTTTTCTAGCATAAGAAAGTTCTTTTAGTGAAGGAACACATAATCTTGCTAGTAATGGATGTAATGCAATTTGCCTTTTCAGGCTGGTATGACAAAGACAGATGCTGCTGTGCAGACCCTCTCAGATATAAATCCTGATGTTGTCCTTGAGGTAAAcacttttattggatttttattaCTACGTGACTTCATTACATATGTCAAGTTATATTTGAATTCTCTATCTGCATATTTGAGGAATAGTTCATCATTGCTAGCATGGCTGCATGGGATCCTTGAATGAACTTATGGATTCAAACACATCTTTTacaaatgagaaatgctacatgtaaTCCCAAGTGCCCACTCCCTGACGTGGTAATGAAAATTACCATGAATTTGGATAGATCCAaaatccaatggtaattttcatTACCAAGTCAAGGAGTGTACATTTGGACgtgcatgtagcatttctcattacAAATTGGCCATCCTTGGTCCATATAATTTATTGGAGCTCATAATTGAAGTTTTATCATGAACTTAGGCTTTGAACTCGTCTGTTACTGGTTGCCCATCCTTAACATGTCataaatataaaacccaatggTTTGAAGTTGATTAATTTTGGCTAGCTTTCCTAATTTTGATTCACATATGACATGTTAATTTGAAATTGCCATGCTTAGATAGGATAAGTATACAGATGCATAAAACAGTCCTTGAGATTTTGGATTTACGAATTTAGCAAGAGCTTCTATGTAGGAGAATCTACCTAAACACTTCTGCAATGAAGGCACTACACTTttgctctcttttttctcatacCCTATCCTAAGGTTTAGTCTGGCTTCATCTTTTATGAATAGGCTGTGACCATATATCCATGctaaatcaaataattagagACCCTTATCATATCTTACACTTTAACAGCCCCTTTTACAGAAAAATTTGATGTCAAgttcattcttattttctgtatTTGTTGTTTGATATAATGTATATTGCCATAAAATGATGAGTTTAGCTGGAATAAAAACTCAGAACTTCATAACTTCAATTCTGTTACATATGACAAAGAAGTCATAGGACTTACATGAGGAGACTagatcaaattttggagaagTTAAGAGATGGAAATGTATTTATAATATGTATGGCTGCTCTTGTGGTTTGACACAGTTAAAAAATCTCCTTACCATGTTCTATTAGTGCTTCCCTCATGCTGATCAGTTCATCCTGTGTTTTAGAGCTATACACTGAACATTACAACAGTGCAAGGTTTTGAGACTTTTATGTCAAGTTTGAAAAATAAGTCATTTCGTCCAAGTAAAGAAGGTATTGGAGTGGACCTGGTGTTAAGCTGTGTGGATAATTATGAAGCAAGGATGGTTGTTAATCAGGTAATCAGACTTTAACACAGGAGTCTTATTATTGTTTGAAATTCAGAggtttatctctctctctctctctctctctctctctctcatatttcaTATCTAACTTTATTATTGGTTATACAGGCTTGCAATGAACTGAGTCAGACATGGATGGAGTCTGGTAAGTAGAATTATGGGCTAATGCAAGATTTGAAGTTTTGTATGTGTAGATGTCCATTGATTTACTTTGTAAGGAAATTTACttgaaaaacataaatttgGCCAGGTGTATCTGAGGACGCTGTTTCAGGTCATATTCAGTTGTTGATACCTGGTGAAACTGCCTGTTTTGCATGTGCACCTCCCCTGGTATGTTCTTTCATTTATCTGAACTTGGATGAGAGTGCAGGGTTCTCAATTTACTATATGAAGATGTCGTTATGTAAAGTATTTCTGTTTGGGTGTTTCAAAATCTGTTTTTATATAGCTGGTGAGTTGGATGTTGAAGGATTCTATTTTGATCATACTTGCTTGTCTACTTTCAATAAAAATAGAAGTCGTATCCTCTATAAATGTAATGTCTTTCTCCTTTTGTTGTTCAGGTAGTAGCATCAGGAGTAGATGAACGTACACTGAAGCGTGAAGGGGTTTGTGCTGCGTCTTTACCTACCACCATGGTACAAGTTATCCTTTTCCCActatttacctatcaaaaaaaaaaaaaaaaaagttttcttttccaACATTCTATCAACTGCACTTCTTGGGTAGCTTAATCCTTTGAATAACATGTTTTCACGTTTAACATGTTTGATGAGCTGGATTGTAATTTTTCTCAATCATAAAATTCATAACATTGTCATTGCATGAAATTGAGCTAATTTGATGGGTTGGATTGATTTCCGTATAATACTATAAGGACACAATAATGACAGTAATTTGTTAGTGGTTGATTGAGTTGTGGACATGCTCTGGACTGTATTGTGTGCTGTGTACGTTATTATTCTTACAGCTGTATTTCCTTTATGGcaaattttgtttggttttgtaggGAGTTGTTGCTGGGCTTCTTGTCCAGAACACACTTAAATTCTTGCTGAAGTTTGGAAATGTGTCCCCGTACTTGGTAAGTCCTTACATTaacttcctctctctctctctctctctctatatatatatgctgactTGCACATAGCAGAGGCAACCTACTGTAGGTTAAGGTCACTACCTACATTTGTTGTAAAATCAGGCAACATACTGATCTCGTGCCTTGGCTTTGCTTGCTTCCAGGGATATAATTCTCTTAAAGACTACTTCCCAACCATGGAAATGAAGCCGAACCCTCAGTGTTCAAATGTAGCTTGTCTAGTACGACAGGTAGCATAATTCAACTTTATTCTACCCATGGTTCGCCAAAGTTCATGTTATGAAACATACACATATCATGTTATAAGTTTCACTTCTGATGGTGGAAATGATATGTTCTGTTTGCAGCAAGAGTACATTCTTGCAAAGCCAGCTAGGGATGCTGCACTTAAAGCAAAGATGGAAGCTGAATCCTTATCAGTTGAAGAAGGCCCACTTCATGCTGACAATGAATGGAGCATCAGGTGCTTCTCTTGAAAttcgtttttgttttgttataattATAAATGGTGAAATGTTTCACAGTACttgtaagaaaaagaaaaaaaaatgaagagtaCTGAATTACATAAATTTTAGAGTAAAAGATTGATGCCTCTTGATGCTGATTATAATTGGGGTCAACGCATATTCTTAATTAAATGCTGAATTGCTGATACCCTTTGCTGGGCTTGTACTAATTACTCTGCCTTTCGTTGATTCTTAGCTGTCAGGTTTAGTGATatcttttctttgttgatttttcAGTGTCCTAGATGATAATGAGCTGAATAGCATGGATGCAACTAGTTCTGGTAAGTCATCATTTTATGTTTCAACTTATCGAGATAGTCTGTGGTCCATATTTGCTAAGTTGCTATCGAACACTATCCCCTTTTCTTGTGTTGTTTGATTAAAGAAGGCAGGCCTTTCTTTTGCGATACCATTTACTCAATTGTTTAGGGGGGGCCGTGTTGTGCACTAGTGCCAGGAAAGCAGGCATGGCACCGCTTCACAGGTTCTGTAGATTTGCATTATGCTAAAATGCCCAACACACTTTTAACACATTGGTCCCCTAGTTTGGTTTAAGGATCTTATCGCATCTGTGGGGATTCAGTCCACAGCTGATAATCCCTTGGTATATATCCCGCTTTACCTCCTAACTTTTTATGTTGCATCTATCTCTGCTCATTTTGTCGTTTGTTTTATCCGATATTAGCTATTCTTTTCTTTGATCTGCAGACATGAAaaaggggattttttttttccttctttttttttgacaaaagacCTTGAGCCTTGAATTTTGGCGGGATTCAGATATTATGTCATGCTAGCAACCAACTAAAGCCTGCTTGTTCGTTTTTGtctgatttttttctctaaCGTGGGCTTTCACTTCAGATGCTCTTCCAGAAGGTCTTGTTCGCGAGCTCCCAAGTGCAGACGAGCCTCAGAGAATGGTGCCTCATGACGCACCACTTGTTTCTATTGATGATCTAGACGACCTTCGGAGGCAACTTGATGCTCTTAATTCTACTTAACGTTCACCAACAGCTCTCCCCTCCCCAAAAAAACTAATTCCTTAGCAAGTCAAAGGTATTTATTGCCTCCATTGATCTAACAACCCTTTGGGGGTGTCGGGGAAATAGTACTGATACTATTACCATTTGAGATAAGTGTTGTAGGTCATGTCCTACGCTGTGGGctatgtttaaatttttgtactAGGCTTGGACTGGGAGCTCAAAAGCCTGGCCTGGAATACGCTCCAAGATTTCTGGAGGAAAAGAGAGATGATTTAGGGTTTTTGGGATTTCATATGACTTCATCAAATACAGGATATTGAAGCAAAATCCAATTTGTAGCAATCACAACCAGTCAAGAACGAAGAATTAATAAAATACATGTTGGTCCAGCCAGTAACAAGCTTAGTTGATCAGTTTACTAACATGTAATACAAATAATTATCAGGTTTGACTAAACTATTGAATGAAGACTGAAATCTAGGGCTCCTCAAACTTGATTAAAATTTGATTCATCTGCGGTTGATGTTTCCTGACCTGCAACTCGGAAAAGAGTTTCATATTAAAAGCTTTGTTAGGAAAAAACAATACAACTATATCCCCAACTCCAAGCCACTTACTTTGCACTTTTAGACATGGCATACATGTACAAAAATCTGTCTTATGAGGTCTCAATGTAACTGAGTCTAATTACTTGACAGATTCAGAAGAAAACAGGAAGGCTTACTTTTACACCGGCCATTGATAGTAGTTTGTGAGATGCAACATATATAATGTCTGAATCACTTAACCTCTTCTCCACAAAATATATAACTTCGGATACCCCCGCCtgtgaaaaagaagaaagatgaatTAGACCTATTAAACAGTTAACTATGAAAAGTGGGACCAGAAGGGAATGAAACATATGCAGAAAATCAGTATATGCTAAGGCAGATTTCAATACTTAAGAAACAAGTATCGTGTAAGAAGGCTAAGACCTACATGAGATCACTAGTGGGGATGCATATTTTGCAAAGACATTTGTGAGAGGATAAAGTGTTCTTCCAAATTaagttgaaagaattttctccatctcaatctataaaattatCGTGTTTAAAACGCATGtgaacattattaaaaatatgcATGAGAATCATATACTCCATTAAAAATAGATATGATTTCAAAAAGACTAATACTATAAACCACACTTTTATCCCATtctgccaatatatatatatatatatatatatatatatatattcaagaacTGATTAGCATTATCACA
This genomic interval from Corylus avellana chromosome ca3, CavTom2PMs-1.0 contains the following:
- the LOC132175524 gene encoding ubiquitin-like modifier-activating enzyme 5, which gives rise to MEVELKELLHDLESLNQSLHDPSHRASIDKLRLRVEHLTSMERSGPARRLKVKDMSAEVVDSNPYSRLMALQRMGIVENYERIRDFSVAIVGIGGVGSVAAEMLTRCGIGRLLLYDYDKVELANMNRLFFRPEQAGMTKTDAAVQTLSDINPDVVLESYTLNITTVQGFETFMSSLKNKSFRPSKEGIGVDLVLSCVDNYEARMVVNQACNELSQTWMESGVSEDAVSGHIQLLIPGETACFACAPPLVVASGVDERTLKREGVCAASLPTTMGVVAGLLVQNTLKFLLKFGNVSPYLGYNSLKDYFPTMEMKPNPQCSNVACLVRQQEYILAKPARDAALKAKMEAESLSVEEGPLHADNEWSISVLDDNELNSMDATSSDALPEGLVRELPSADEPQRMVPHDAPLVSIDDLDDLRRQLDALNST